In Corallococcus silvisoli, the DNA window GCCGCGCAGCACGACGTTGGCCTCCGGGTAGCGGCGCAGCGCGTCCGCCGCGGCCTTCGCCACCAGGTGCGTCACCGTCAGCCGGCGGCCCGTGCGCGTGCGGTGCGAGGCCATGAACGCGAGCGCCGGCTCCATGCGGACGTCCAGCGACGCATAGGCGGTGGGGTCGCGAGGCGAGCGCCACGTGCCCAGCGCGAGCTTGCGGAAGGCACTGGCCGGGGGCGCGGGATGGAGGTCCAGGTTCACGGGTGGTCCAAGCCTTCGCACGCGGGCGGACACGGCGCAACCCGGGGACGCTGCGCCCGGGGGGCGGCCCCTGTTAGACACCCGGGCGCCGGTTCCTTCCCTCCCGCGCTTCGAGGCACACCCCCATGAGCACCCTCGCCCTGGTCCTGTCCCTGGCCCTCCAGGCCGCGCCCCCCGCGAAGCCCCCTCCCAAGCCCGCCGCCCCCGCGGCGCAGAAGAAGGCCGCTGAAGCGAAACCCCAGACGGCGGCGCCCGAGGACGTCGCGGCCTCCACCCAGGCGTGGCACGCCGAGCGGCTCCAGCGGCTGACGGCGGAGGAGGGCTGGCTGACGCTGGTGGGGCTCACCTGGCTGAAGGAGGGCGAGCAGACGGCGGGCTCCGCGCCCGGCAGCGCCGTGCCGCTGCCCGCGCCGGTGGCGGCCCACGCGGGCACGTTCGTCCGTCAAGGAGACACCGTGAGCTTCAAGCCCGCCGACGGCGCCGCCTTCACGCGCGAGGGCCAGCCCTTCACGGGGGGCGTGCTGAAGACAGACGAGAAGGGCGACCCGGATGTGCTGCGCTCGGGCACCGTGAGCTTCCAGGTCATCCGCCGCGGAGACCGGCTGGGCGTACGGGTGAAGGACTCGCAGGCCCCGGCGCGCAAGCAGTTCCACGGCATCCCGCTGTACACGCCCGACGCGGCGTGGCGGGTGGAGGCCCGGCTGGTGCCGAACGGCGAGGCGCGCACCCTCAGCGTGCCCACGGTGCTGGGCACCCAGGAGCAGATGCCGTCCCCCGGCGCGCTCGTCTTCACGGTGGCGGGCAAGGAGTACCGCCTGCTGCCGGTGCGGGAGGAGGGCTCGGACGAGCTGTTCATCATCTTCGGCGACGAGACGAACCGCGACGCCACCTACGGCGCGGGCCGCTTCCTCTCCGCGCCGCTGCCGGACCCGAGCGGACGCGTCGTGCTGGACTTCAACCGCGCCTACAATCCGCCGTGCGCCTTCTCGCGCTTCGCCACCTGCCCGCTGCCCCCGCGTGGCAACCGGCTGGCCCTGCGCGTGGAGGCCGGTGAGCAGCGCGCGGGAGACCACTGACACCCCCCCGGAACGCCACCGCCCGCTCCCCTGCTGGAGGGAAGCGGGCGGCGCGACGGCGTCCAGGGCCGGGCGCGGACCTCAGAGCTGGATGGTCTTCTCCAGCTCCGCGAGCCGGAAGCGCGCCATGGCCAGGTTCGCGCTCACGCGGTACAGCGCGATGTAGAGGAACAGGCCCTCGCGCGTCGCGAGCGGACGGATGATGTGGTACTGCTCGCCCAGGGTGATGAGGATGTCCTCGATGCGGTCCTTGATGCCCAGGGCCTTCATCGTCTTCATCTTGGCGCGCACCACCTCCGTGTTGCCCGCGGCCGCCGCCTCGATGTTGAACCCCGCGGCCCCCACGCTGCCCAGCGTCATCCCGCTGCTGGCGTCCGCCAGACAGACCGCGAACGCACCGTCGATCTTCAGAGCTTCTTCCAGGGCCTGCTTCACGTTCGCCATTGCTTCACTTTCCGGGAGGAGTGGAGGAATCGGAGTGGACTGCGACTGCGGGACCGCGGCTTGCGGCGCGGGTGTGGCGGAAGTCAGTTCGTCCAGGTCGAACGTCAGCTGGCTGGAGTAGGAGCGCGGCTGCGGCACGAAGAGGGCCTGCGCCTCCGTCAGCGCCAGCAGCGCGTCCAGCTGCGTCCCCAGGTGCCGGCACAGCAGGTCGCGCAGCGCGTCCCGGGCCACCAGGCCCCACGCCACCAGCGTCTCGCAGAAGTTGCCGCCGCTCTTGCGGCACTCCGCCATCACCTGCTCGACGTCTTCCCGGCTCACCAGCCGCGCGTCGATGAGCGCCGTGGAGAAGCTGCGCGCGCCGGGCCCCGAGAGCACCGTCCACGCCACCTTGCGCTCCACCACGAAGATGCGCCCGGACACCGTGGTGGACTTCACCACCACCTCTCCGCCCAGCTTGCTCTCCAGGGCCTCGTTGAGCACCGCCCGGACAACCTGACGGGGCTGGGACATGGCGGTTCGGGGGGCCGGATTCATGAAGGGGTCCGCCGGGACCGCCGGGTTCGGCACGGTCCCTTCTGGGTCGCAGTGGCCTCGAAGAATAAACAACAACACTGAATAATAGCAACTCAGTTGCAAAATTCAGGGATAAATTGACTCTCCTGGGGTTGGAGAAACCCACTAAAGACGCATCGCCGCCTGCTGTGCAAGGGTAAGAGCATCAGAACAATTCCATACGAATGAAAATATTTAGGATGACAGGGGACGCGCTGCCCCTTCACCCCCCTACCCGCTGGGGAGGGGAGGGCGAGGTGGGAGGCCGCGCCTGAAGGGAGAAAGCCCTCGGAGCGCGCGGGGCGCCCCGAGGGCCTGGCGGCGGCCGGAAGGTGCCTCTTGCTCAGTGCACGGGCGGGGCGCGATCCGCGGTGGCTTCGGGAGCCAGGGGCGACTCCAGGCGGGGGGCGATGCCGTCCTTCAGCTGGCGCAGGAGCGCGGCGGTGAAGGCCTGCAGGTCATCTGGCTTGCGCGCGGTGATGATGTTGCCGTCCTCCACCACCTCGCGGTCCACCCAACGCGCGCCCGCGTTGATGAGGTCCGTCTTGATGGAGGGGAACGAGGTGACGGTGCGCTCGTCCGCGATGTCCGCCTCCACCAGCATCCACGGCGCGTGGCACACGGCGGCGATGATCTTGTCCGCCTTGAAGAAGTCGCGCACGAAGCCGACCATTCCAATGTTCATGCGCAGGTGGTCCGGCGAGTAGCCGCCGGGAATCACCAGCGCGGCGAAGTCCGCGGCCTTCACGTCCTTCACGGCCTTCTCCGTGCGCAGCTCCGCGCCGCGCTTGCCCTTGAGGGTCTTGCCTGCCTCCACGCCGATGACGACGGGCTCGTGGCCCGCCTGCCTCACCTTGTCGAAGGGGACCTGGAACTCGGAGTCCTCGAAGTCATTGGCCACGATGAATGCGATGCGCGCCATGGAACGGCCTCCCGCTGGGCATGGATGGTGGTGAACCCGCCCGAGCAAGGTGCCCACGACGGGGGCCGGGACAACGCCATCCAGGACCGCATCCCCCGCGCGGACATGCCCGCCTGCCCCCCTTCCAGGTCGGTGGCCCGCGTTCACCAACGCTAGATTGCGGCCATGCGCTCCCACCGCCTGCTCCTGTCCGCCCTCGTGGCGCTCACCGCCTCCGCCACCGCCTGCCGCAAGAGCCAGGCGCAGGGGACGGCCTCCTCCGCGGACTGCCTCCTGGTGGAGGACGGCTGGGGGCAGGACGGCGCCGTGCCGCTCACCGTGGACGTGGTGGCCGAGGGGCTGGAGGTCCCCTGGGGCGTGGCCTTCCTCCCGGACGGCGACGCGCTCATCACCGAGCGGCCGGGCCGCGTGCGCCTCTTGCGCGGGGGCCAGCTGCGGGCGAAGCCCGTGGCCACGCTGCCCATCGCGAGCAGCAGCGAGGGCGGCCTGCTGGGCATCGCCGCGCACCCGGACTTCGCGACGAACCGCCAGTTCTACCTGTACGTCACCACCGACGTGGACGGGAAGGCGCAGAACCGGGTGGAGCGCTGGACGCTGGGCGCGGAGGGCACGGGCGCGGCCTTCGAGCGCGTCATCCACGGCGGCATCCCGTCCGCGACGTACCACGACGGCGGCCGGCTGCGCTTCGGGCCGGACGGCATGCTCTACGTGGGCACGGGCGACGCGCGCGACCCGGACCTGTCCCAGGACCCGGCGAGCCCCGCGGGCAAGCTCCTGCGCCTGACGCCCGACGGCGCGGTGCCCCAGGACAACCCCTCTCCCTCTTCGCCCGCGTTCCTGTCGGGCCTCCGCAACACGCAAGGCTTTGACTGGAAGGACGCCACCACGCTGTATGTCACCGACCACGGGCCCAGCGGTGAGACGCTGCGCCGCGCGCACGACGAGGTGAACGTGGCGAAGGCGGGCGACAACCTGGGCTGGCCCGGCATCTATTCGTGCGAGACGCAGGAGGGCCGCGTCACCCCGTCGCTCACCTTCGGCGACGCCATGCCCCCGGGCGGCGCGGCCGTCTACACCGGCACCGCGATTCCGGAGTGGAGGGGCTCACTGCTGGTGGGCACGCTGAAGTCCCGGCACCTGCACCGGGTGGAGTTCGACGCGCGGGCGCCCCACCGCGTGGCGCGGCACGAGGTGTACCTGCGCGACACCTACGGCCGCCTGCGCGACGTGCTGATGGGCCCCGACGGCCACCTGTACGTCACCACCAGCAACTGCGACGGCCGGGGCGACTGCGGCGCGCGCAAGGACCTGCTGCTGCGCATCCGGCGCTGACGCGCGCCTCAGTTCACGCTCTCCGCGCTGTAGCGGGCCAGCAGGCCCGTGCGCACCGCGTAGCGGTAGACGCGGTGGAAGACCCAGCCCGCCAGCACGATGTCCAGCACCGCGAGCGCGAAGCCCCACCCCAGCAGGGCGCCGGAGAACTCGCCTCCGGCCACCAGCGTGCGCACGCCCTCGAAGACGTAGGAGGGCGGCAGCGCGCGGGACACCCACTGCATCCACTCCGGCAGCGTGGACAGCGGGTAGAAGACGCCCACGAACGGCGACAGCAGGCTGGGGATGGGCCAGACGAACCACTCCGACGCCGGGCCCAGCCGCAAGACCATCGCGCTGCCGAGGATGCCCAGCGCGATGCCGAAGAGGAACAGCACCAGCACGAAGGGGATGAACAGCGCGCCGTAGGCCGCGAAGGACAGGCCGAACACCGCGGTGGACAGCACCAGCATGACGACCAGGCCGATGGCGCTGGTCGCGATGCTGGTCAGCACCAGGCCGCACACGTACTCCGGCAGCGTGAGCGGCGTGGCGAAGATGTTGAGGAAGTTGCGCGACCAGACGTCCTCGAAGAAGCCCGTGGTGAGCCCCTGCATCACGCGCGCGAAGAAGTCCCAGAGCAGCACCGCGCCCAGCAGGGCCGGCACGAAGTTGTAGCCGGCGTTCGTCACGCTGTTGAGGTAGCGGGTCATGAACCCCCACAGCACCATGTCCACGGCCACCCAGGCGAACAGCGGCACGAGGCGCGCGAAGTTGCCCCGGTAGAGGTAGT includes these proteins:
- a CDS encoding DUF1684 domain-containing protein — protein: MSTLALVLSLALQAAPPAKPPPKPAAPAAQKKAAEAKPQTAAPEDVAASTQAWHAERLQRLTAEEGWLTLVGLTWLKEGEQTAGSAPGSAVPLPAPVAAHAGTFVRQGDTVSFKPADGAAFTREGQPFTGGVLKTDEKGDPDVLRSGTVSFQVIRRGDRLGVRVKDSQAPARKQFHGIPLYTPDAAWRVEARLVPNGEARTLSVPTVLGTQEQMPSPGALVFTVAGKEYRLLPVREEGSDELFIIFGDETNRDATYGAGRFLSAPLPDPSGRVVLDFNRAYNPPCAFSRFATCPLPPRGNRLALRVEAGEQRAGDH
- a CDS encoding PQQ-dependent sugar dehydrogenase, with the translated sequence MRSHRLLLSALVALTASATACRKSQAQGTASSADCLLVEDGWGQDGAVPLTVDVVAEGLEVPWGVAFLPDGDALITERPGRVRLLRGGQLRAKPVATLPIASSSEGGLLGIAAHPDFATNRQFYLYVTTDVDGKAQNRVERWTLGAEGTGAAFERVIHGGIPSATYHDGGRLRFGPDGMLYVGTGDARDPDLSQDPASPAGKLLRLTPDGAVPQDNPSPSSPAFLSGLRNTQGFDWKDATTLYVTDHGPSGETLRRAHDEVNVAKAGDNLGWPGIYSCETQEGRVTPSLTFGDAMPPGGAAVYTGTAIPEWRGSLLVGTLKSRHLHRVEFDARAPHRVARHEVYLRDTYGRLRDVLMGPDGHLYVTTSNCDGRGDCGARKDLLLRIRR
- a CDS encoding type 1 glutamine amidotransferase domain-containing protein, whose protein sequence is MARIAFIVANDFEDSEFQVPFDKVRQAGHEPVVIGVEAGKTLKGKRGAELRTEKAVKDVKAADFAALVIPGGYSPDHLRMNIGMVGFVRDFFKADKIIAAVCHAPWMLVEADIADERTVTSFPSIKTDLINAGARWVDREVVEDGNIITARKPDDLQAFTAALLRQLKDGIAPRLESPLAPEATADRAPPVH
- a CDS encoding ABC transporter permease, whose amino-acid sequence is MNPSHVAGVAVRQYYLYRGNFARLVPLFAWVAVDMVLWGFMTRYLNSVTNAGYNFVPALLGAVLLWDFFARVMQGLTTGFFEDVWSRNFLNIFATPLTLPEYVCGLVLTSIATSAIGLVVMLVLSTAVFGLSFAAYGALFIPFVLVLFLFGIALGILGSAMVLRLGPASEWFVWPIPSLLSPFVGVFYPLSTLPEWMQWVSRALPPSYVFEGVRTLVAGGEFSGALLGWGFALAVLDIVLAGWVFHRVYRYAVRTGLLARYSAESVN